The following proteins come from a genomic window of Aphelocoma coerulescens isolate FSJ_1873_10779 chromosome 18, UR_Acoe_1.0, whole genome shotgun sequence:
- the LOC138120333 gene encoding maestro heat-like repeat family member 5 encodes MAFVSSLDKDAHKFTFLKSVYVLCKSALKRGLTQGLDLFCQTCEVVENIKDILEKEPRDHLSSRVRYLSMIAIDELSLVENVLEGKTKSLLSACFSSVFCLPPEREMPRSGASLYIKTLKAMDTMLRTLVLSFPVSRVSQELQDIFEMLLDFTRSEREVVQERAVGRIGVLTYLMSNYCSLKRQFWTRLP; translated from the exons ATGGCCTTTGTCAGCAGCCTTGACAAG GACGCCCACAAGTTCACATTTCTGAAGAGCGTCTACGTGCTGTGCAAAAGCGCCTTGAAACGTGGCTTGACCCAGGGCCTGGATTTATTCTGCCAAACGTGCGAAGTGGTGGAGAACATCAAG GACATCCTGGAAAAGGAGCCAAGGGACCATCTGTCCTCACGGGTTCGGTATCTCTCCATGATTGCCATTGATGAATTAAG CTTGGTGGAGAATGTGCTGGAGGGCAAAACCAAGAGCCTCCTCTCTGCGTGTTTCTCAAGTGTCTTCTGCCTTCCCCCAGAAAGGGAAATGCCACGCTCAGGTGCTTCCCTCTACATCAAG ACCCTGAAGGCCATGGACACAATGCTGAGGACATTGGTGCTCAGCTTTCCTGTCTCCAGAgtcagccaggagctgcaggacatCTTTGAG ATGCTGCTGGACTTCACCAGGTCGGAGAGAGAAGTTGTGCAGgagagggctgtggggaggattGGTGTCCTTACCTATTTGATGTCCAACTATTGCAGTCTGAAG AGACAGTTCTGGACCCGTCTGCCCTAA
- the LOC138120051 gene encoding uncharacterized protein isoform X2, which translates to MDSPHILHLGFLLLALAAPRPNIAMSSDDPAKGTKDSSSGNTTVTVYHCKDCESSTCQAKAISFENFEKIAETQTMSFSNGVIEIVTTETHILVCFKQEKSFLEGIFGIVWEKSGGAGRSCGILNSEENGRGNISTEENKICCEAETDVWKHNPALKCYPEMKPALTRNPPDDIPDNPENPASQMNSFGILFTVAFLAFLTGTSTMYCYFWHRRGQASRQDRQDPETEIALCQQDPPLF; encoded by the exons ATGGACTCCCCCCACATCCTGCACTTGGGTTTCCTGCTCCTGGCTCTTGCTGCTCCCCGTCCAA aTATTGCCATGTCCAGTGATGATCCTGCCAAGGGAACAAAGGACTCTTCCTCTGGCAACACAACTGTGACAGTCTACCACTGTAAGGACTGTGAGAGCAGCACGTGCCAAGCTAAGGCAATCAGTTTTGAAAACTTTGAAAAAATCGCTGAAACACAAACCATGTCATTTTCAAATGGAGTCATTGAGATAGTGACCACCGAAACACACATCCTTGTGTGCTTTAAGCAAGAAAAGTCTTTTCTTGAAGGAATTTTTGGCATCGTCTGGGAAAAATCTGGGGGAGCAGGACGCTCATGTGGGATCTTAAATTCTGAAG AAAATGGAAGAGGTAACATCAGTACTGAGGAGAATAAAATTTGCTGTGAAGCAGAGACAGATGTCTGGAAACACAACCCTGCCCTGAAGTGCTACCCTGAAATGAAACCTGCACTAACCAGAAACCCACCAGATGACATCCCTG ATAATCCTGAAAATCCCGCCAGCCAAATGAACAGCTTTGGCATCTTGTTCACAGTCGCCTTCCTTGCGTTCCTCACAGGAACGAGCACCATGTATTGCTACTTCTGGCACCGGCGTGGCCAAG CTTCTAGGCAAGACAGACAGGATCCTGAGACAGAAATAGCACTCTGCCAGCAGGACCCTCCACTTTTTTGA
- the LOC138120332 gene encoding maestro heat-like repeat-containing protein family member 7, with translation MPAFGRYLHSSERTDVILEAIGALRDASILDKEVPSSMLDVAMRDPDSWLMDVPRIVSCILETLPYITTESGCKKVESLFLLMTNEYGSAVVISLCEMALQGDSTVQELCDTLSSMPEILDKVLTELATLLHNQWCNPRGEGPGVSHRASFSGQIDVEELGDEPNVWSDQEHPDVVMAFLLLEVLAGLSERAEMARKVDAFLPSMMKILEVGSEDEKLKITVVLRNILGQLKKAKASSIALMLVGKVLPLFDSECSQLRELSLWLFRDLLKSVLSRDEKKMRREMQSALVPLLFRLNDHLPSVAKASREALFAAAELLKWKQLKHLLQRERMWELGECLLLRRSSRAEEYIHQSLPYLRDPQSSVRLAAVRFIRSATTHMRNRDSETQADILSALQPLETDRDISISSMAAHTGLILRAPRVRRRSWDILQMLCCWCQ, from the exons ATGCCC GCCTTTGGAAGATACCTCCACTCTAGCGAGAGGACAGACGTCATCCTCGAGGCCATTGGGGCGTTGAGAGATGCCAGCATCCTTGACAAGGAGGTGCCCAGCAGCATGCTGGATGTGGCCATGAGAGACCCAGACTCCTGGCTGATGGAT GTGCCCAGGATAGTGAGCTGCATCCTTGAAACCCTGCCATACATCACCACGGAGTCAGGCTGTAAGAAAGTGGAGTCACTGTTTCTCCTGATGACCAATGAGTATGGCTCAGCAGTGGTCATCAGCCTGTGTGAGATGGCTCTTCAAGGAGACAG CACTGTGCAGGAACTGTGCGACACTCTGTCCTCCATGCCCGAGATTTTGGACAAGGTCCTAACGGAACTGGCTACCTTGCTCCACAACCAGTGGTGCAACCCTCGCGGAGAAGGCCCCGGCGTCTCTCACAGAGCC TCGTTCTCGGGGCAGATTGACGTGGAGGAGTTGGGTGACGAGCCCAACGTCTGGAGCGATCAGGAGCATCCCGATGTGGTGATGGCCTTCCTGTTGCTGGAAGTCCTCGCTGGGCTGTCAGAGAGAGCGGAGATG GCAAGAAAAGTGGACGCCTTCCTGCCAAGCATGATGAAGATACTGGAAGTTGGCAGTGAAGATGAAAAGCTGAAGATCACTGTGGTCCTCCGAAATATCCTGGGTCAGCTGAAAAAGGCAAAGGCCAGCTCCATCGCCCTGATGCTGGTGGGGAAGGTGCTGCCCCTCTTTGACTCG GAGTGCAGCCAGCTGCGAGagctctccctgtggctcttCAGAGACCTGCTGAAGTCTGTGTTGAGTAGGGATGAGAAGAAAAtgaggagggagatgcagagTGCTCTGGTCCCGCTTCTCTTCCGTCTGAACGACCATCTCCCCAGCGTGGCTAAG GCCTCCAGGGAAGCCCtgtttgctgctgcagagcttctCAAATGGAAGCAGCTCAAGCACCTGCTGCAGAGAGAGCGCATGTGGGAGCTTGGAGAATGCTTG ctgctgaggaggagcagcagggctgaagAGTACATTCATCAGAGCCTGCCCTACCTGAGGGACCCTCAGTCCTCCGTGCGCCTGGCGGCCGTCAGGTTCATCA GGAGCGCCACGACACACATGAGGAACCGGGATTCGGAGACTCAGGCTGACATCCTCAGCG CCCTTCAGCCCTTGGAGACAGACAGGGATATCTCGATCAGTTCCATGGCAGCCCACACTGGCTTGATCCTGAGAGCTCCAAGGGTGCGGCGAAGATCGTGGGACATTCTCCAAATGttgtgctgctggtgccagtgA
- the LOC138120051 gene encoding uncharacterized protein isoform X1 — protein MDSPHILHLGFLLLALAAPRPNIAMSSDDPAKGTKDSSSGNTTVTVYHCKDCESSTCQAKAISFENFEKIAETQTMSFSNGVIEIVTTETHILVCFKQEKSFLEGIFGIVWEKSGGAGRSCGILNSEAIPKVKFCASLQCVNPTSARTQPDPENGRGNISTEENKICCEAETDVWKHNPALKCYPEMKPALTRNPPDDIPDNPENPASQMNSFGILFTVAFLAFLTGTSTMYCYFWHRRGQASRQDRQDPETEIALCQQDPPLF, from the exons ATGGACTCCCCCCACATCCTGCACTTGGGTTTCCTGCTCCTGGCTCTTGCTGCTCCCCGTCCAA aTATTGCCATGTCCAGTGATGATCCTGCCAAGGGAACAAAGGACTCTTCCTCTGGCAACACAACTGTGACAGTCTACCACTGTAAGGACTGTGAGAGCAGCACGTGCCAAGCTAAGGCAATCAGTTTTGAAAACTTTGAAAAAATCGCTGAAACACAAACCATGTCATTTTCAAATGGAGTCATTGAGATAGTGACCACCGAAACACACATCCTTGTGTGCTTTAAGCAAGAAAAGTCTTTTCTTGAAGGAATTTTTGGCATCGTCTGGGAAAAATCTGGGGGAGCAGGACGCTCATGTGGGATCTTAAATTCTGAAG CAATTCCCAAGGTGAAATTCTGTGCCAGTTTGCAGTGTGTGAATCCcacttctgccagaacacaGCCAGACCCAG AAAATGGAAGAGGTAACATCAGTACTGAGGAGAATAAAATTTGCTGTGAAGCAGAGACAGATGTCTGGAAACACAACCCTGCCCTGAAGTGCTACCCTGAAATGAAACCTGCACTAACCAGAAACCCACCAGATGACATCCCTG ATAATCCTGAAAATCCCGCCAGCCAAATGAACAGCTTTGGCATCTTGTTCACAGTCGCCTTCCTTGCGTTCCTCACAGGAACGAGCACCATGTATTGCTACTTCTGGCACCGGCGTGGCCAAG CTTCTAGGCAAGACAGACAGGATCCTGAGACAGAAATAGCACTCTGCCAGCAGGACCCTCCACTTTTTTGA